In Spodoptera frugiperda isolate SF20-4 chromosome 28, AGI-APGP_CSIRO_Sfru_2.0, whole genome shotgun sequence, one genomic interval encodes:
- the LOC118265174 gene encoding cell adhesion molecule Dscam2 isoform X13, with protein MSFIGFTALVALAAIGSVLCEDETIGPIFMKEPANRVDFSNTTGATVECAARGSPTPDIIWVRSDGTAVGDVPGLRQVQANGNLLFPPFRAEDYRQEVHAQVYACLARNSVGTIHSRDVNVRAVVSQAYAVNLMEEYVLRGNSAILKCHIPSFVSEYVTVISWIISEGDQELDIKLESTNNFDEGKYLVLPSGELHIRDVGPEDGYKSYQCRTKHRLTGETRLSATKGRLVITEPLGSAAPKVATKMIDITEASFSNTVTLLCPAQAFPVPIFRWYKFVEGTTRKQPVTLDDRVKQVSGTLIIKEAKVEDSGKYLCVVNNSVGGESVETVLTVTAPLKATVEPATQTVDFGRPAVFTCRYEGNPVKTITWLKDGKDMKHHDATLRIESVKKEDKGMYQCFIRNDQESAGASAELKLGGRFEPPLIRHSFGEQTFRSGPSLRLKCVASGNPTPDIAWLLDGEKLTSGERLQIGQFVTADGNVESHLNISSVHTNDGGLYTCIASSKVGSASHAARVNVYGLPYVRPMKKRPVVAGDNLIVHCPVAGYPIDSIVWERDNRVLPINRKQKVFPNGTLVIENVERMSDEATYTCVAKNSQGYTAKGTLEVQVMVMPQVTPFDFGEEILNAGDTVSLTCTVGKGDLPLKIHWQLNDKILNSGNGVLINRNGKRISVLSIENVQHEHIGNYTCIAENEAGRSSHTAVLNVNVPPRWIIEPTDKAFAQGSDAKVECKADGFPKPQVTWKRAEGDTPGDYKDLKPNNPNVKVEDGTLTIANIQKTNEGYYLCEAVNGIGSGLSAVILISVQAPPQFEIKMRNQTARRSEPAVLQCQAKGEKPIGIIWNMNNKRLEPKSDPRYTIREEILPGGVVSDLSIRRTERSDSALFTCVATNAFGSDDTSINMIIQEVPEAPYGLKVLDKSGRTVQLSWAAPYDGNSPIKKFLIEYKRAKGNWEKDIDRVLVPGDTTEAGVFSLRPATAYHIRIVAENELGTSEPSETVTIITAEEAPTGPPQDCKVDAVDKHTLRVTWKPPPPQDWNGDLQGYYVGYKLASSNKSFVFETVDISKESGKEHHLDILNLKTYTQYAIVVQAFNKMGSGPVSGEVRAYTAEGAPSAPPQDVLCTTLTAQTIRVSWVSPPLAAANGLIKAYKVIYGPSETWYDEKSKDTKITASSETILHGLKKFTNYSMEVLATTNGGDGVRSAPIHCQTEQDVPEAPRAVKALVMGQDSILVSWRPPAQPNGVVTHYNVYTQAQNAEPHPNKVPASQTSYSATELKAGRYDFWVTASTIIGEGQPSATASCSPSDKVPAKIASFDESFTATYKEDVKLPCLAVGVPPPNILWKVKGHPLEASERVRQLPEGSLQIAGVAREDAGEYSCHVDNQFGTDTVTHTLSVLAPPFPPQLSIASSSVSSLTLRLKPSVEVDQSPAAGYTIHYKQEFGDWETVQIPSTTDTYTLENLFCGSRYQLYVTAYNGIGTGEASDVVIARTRGSKPPVPRAADFIEVGSSSVTLHLKQWLDGGCPMSHFVVENKKKGAAEWNQISNAVKPGGNFVVLDLEPATWYVLRITAHNNAGFNVAEYEFATLTMTGGTIAPLPGNVGTDKELPPWVKAWLEPEVLVPILATIVVFIVGVVVICLTLARRNTPHRLRGQKDMYYDAVYNASQAALGGGGGTLDKRGGLRDELGYIAPPNRKLPPVPGSNYNTCDRVKRQAVIMGAHSTWDPRRHHYERVRRPRLRRAGSGDTASTGMEDEICPYATFHLLGFREEMDPSKALAFPHHHPAHAGTLAHPHPHHPAHSRAGSQSMPRANSRYARKNSQGGQSAIYSTAPEYDDPATCAEEDQYRARYSRPMYACGPEYDEPACCAPEDEQYTGAYGTPYSDHYGSRPSIAYVSGTRKCGGSPEPPPPPPRNANNDNNCSSSFNESKDSNEISEAECDQPRNYPVRAHTAKDGLHSEEMRKLIDRPEATTPIPQQAVHGRGLTAYDTVAV; from the exons TTGTATCTCAGGCATACGCCGTGAACTTGATGGAAGAGTACGTATTGAGAGGCAATAGCGCTATTCTAAAATGTCACATACCAAGCTTTGTGTCAGAGTATGTTACGGTCATCTCTTGGATCATCAGTGAAGGCGACCAGGAATTAGACATCAAGTTAGAATCAACGAATAACTTTGACG AGGGTAAATACTTGGTACTTCCATCTGGAGAATTGCATATTCGAGATGTCGGACCCGAGGATGGTTACAAATCATACCAATGTAGAACAAAGCACAGGCTTACTGGTGAAACCCGACTTTCTGCTACTAAGGGACGACTTGTCATTACCG AGCCACTGGGTAGTGCCGCTCCGAAAGTAGCTACAAAAATGATTGATATCACAGAAGCGTCTTTCAGTAATACTGTCACATTACTTTGCCCTGCGCAAGCATTCCCCGTTCCAATATTCag ATGGTACAAGTTCGTGGAAGGTACAACCAGGAAACAGCCTGTTACGCTCGATGATAGAGTAAAACAAGTATCAGGAACCTTGATTATCAAAGAGGCTAAAGTTGAAGACTCCGGCAAATATTTATGCGTTGTCAATAACTCCGTTGGTG GCGAGTCCGTAGAAACTGTCTTGACTGTAACCGCTCCGTTGAAAGCTACCGTTGAGCCAGCTACTCAGACCGTAGATTTTGGAAGGCCTGCCGTATTTACCTGCAGATATGAGGGTAACCCTGTTAAAACGATCACTTGGCTTAAGGACGGCAAGGACATGAAGCACCATGATGCTACCCTCAG gaTTGAATCGGTAAAGAAGGAAGACAAGGGCATGTATCAATGTTTCATTAGGAACGACCAAGAAAGTGCGGGAGCCAGCGCTGAGTTGAAATTGGGAGGCCGAT TCGAACCACCGCTGATCCGTCACAGCTTTGGAGAACAGACATTCCGTTCTGGCCCATCTCTACGTCTTAAATGCGTCGCATCTGGCAACCCTACCCCCGACATCGCGTGGCTCCTGGACGGCGAGAAACTGACCAGCGGAGAAAGACTTCAGATCGGACAATTTGTCACCGCTGACGGCAATGTTGAATCTCACTTGAACATTTCTTCTGTGCACACGAACGACGGCGGATTGTACACATGCATCGCATCCAGCAAG GTCGGCAGTGCTTCCCACGCGGCTCGCGTCAACGTCTACGGCTTACCCTACGTGCGACCCATGAAGAAACGTCCCGTGGTCGCTGGTGACAACCTCATCGTACACTGCCCCGTGGCCGGCTATCCGATTGACTCTATCGTTTGGGAACGAGACAACAG GGTACTCCCCATCAACCGCAAGCAGAAAGTTTTCCCTAACGGCACCCTCGTCATCGAGAACGTGGAGCGAATGAGCGACGAAGCGACCTACACCTGCGTGGCCAAGAACTCTCAGGGATACACCGCTAAGGGAACATTAGAAGTACAAGTCATGG TTATGCCACAGGTTACGCCGTTTGATTTCGGCGAAGAAATACTCAACGCTGGCGATACAGTTTCTCTCACTTGTACAGTCGGCAAAGGGGATTTGCCCCTGAAAATTCACTGGCAACTAAAcgacaaaattcttaattcTGGCAACGGtgtacttataaatagaaaCGGGAAAAGAATATCAGTTTTGAGCATAGAGAATGTTCAACATGAACACATTGGCAATTACACATGTATAGCCGAAAATGAAGCCGGTCGCAGTAGCCATACTGCAGTGCTCAACGTCAATG TTCCCCCCCGCTGGATTATTGAGCCCACTGATAAGGCATTTGCACAAGGCTCTGATGCTAAAGTTGAATGTAAAGCCGATGGGTTCCCTAAGCCCCAAGTGACGTGGAAGCGGGCTGAAG GTGATACCCCTGGTGATTACAAAGATCTTAAACCAAACAACCCTAACGTAAAAGTTGAGGACGGAACATTGACAATTGCTAATATTCAGAAAACGAATGAGGGATACTACTTGTGCGAAGCTGTAAATGGAATCGGTTCAGGACTGTCTGCTGTTATTCTAATTAGCGTTCAAG CTCCACCCCAATTCGAAATTAAAATGAGAAACCAGACTGCTCGCCGAAGTGAACCCGCTGTCCTACAATGCCAAGCTAAAGGAGAAAAG CCAATTGGAATAATTTGGAACATGAACAACAAACGCCTCGAACCCAAATCTGACCCACGATACACCATTCGCGAAGAAATCCTGCCTGGTGGTGTTGTCTCCGACCTTAGCATCCGAAGGACCGAACGATCAGATAGCGCTCTATTCACTTGTGTAGCTACCAATGCTTTTGGTTCTGATGATACCAGCATCAACATGATCATTCAAG AGGTACCCGAAGCTCCCTATGGCCTTAAAGTCTTGGACAAATCTGGAAGGACCGTGCAACTGTCATGGGCAGCTCCTTATGATGGTAACTCTCCAATCAAGAAGTTCCTCATTGAATACAAACGAGCCAAGGGCAACTGGGAAAAAGACATTGACAG AGTTCTTGTACCCGGAGATACGACTGAAGCAGGAGTGTTTAGCTTGAGACCCGCCACTGCCTATCACATCAGGATTGTTGCTGAAAATGAACTGGGAACTTCTGAGCCATCTGAGACTGTTACCATTATCACCGCTGAAGAAGCCCCCACTGGTCCCCCACAAGACTGCAAAGTTGATGCCGTTGATAAGCATACCCTCCGCGTCACCTGGAAGCCTCCCCCACCACAAGACTGGAACGGTGACCTCCAAgg ATACTACGTTGGTTACAAACTGGCGTCTAGCAATAAGTCCTTCGTGTTTGAAACCGTCGACATCTCTAAGGAATCTGGCAAAGAACATCACCTGGACATTCTAAACTTGAA GACTTACACGCAATACGCCATTGTAGTACAAGCGTTCAACAAGATGGGATCAGGCCCCGTGTCCGGAGAAGTACGAGCTTATACCGCTGAAGGTGCCCCATCTGCTCCACCACAAGACGTTCTCTGCACTACGCTTACGGCACAAACTATCCGTGTATCATGGGTGTCTCCTCCTCTTGCTGCTGCCAACGGACTTATCAAGGCTTACAAAGTGATTTACGGACCTAGCGAGACTTGGTATG atgaAAAGTCAAAGGATACCAAGATTACGGCCAGCAGCGAAACTATCCTCCACGGACTTAAGAAATTCACAAACTACTCGATGGAAGTGCTTGCGACTACCAACGGAGGCGATGGCGTCCGATCTGCACCTATTCACTGCCAAACTGAACAAGACG TACCCGAAGCTCCTCGTGCCGTGAAAGCATTAGTTATGGGACAAGACTCGATCCTGGTGTCATGGAGGCCTCCTGCGCAACCCAACGGTGTTGTTACTCATTACAATGTCTACACTCAGGCACAGAACGCTGAACCCCATCCCAACAAG GTACCAGCTTCTCAAACTAGCTACTCCGCAACTGAACTGAAAGCCGGCCGTTACGACTTCTGGGTCACCGCGTCTACCATCATCGGCGAAGGCCAACCCTCAGCCACCGCTTCATGCAGCCCAAGCGACAAAG TTCCCGCCAAGATCGCATCATTCGATGAATCGTTCACTGCTACCTACAAGGAAGATGTCAAACTGCCCTGCCTTGCCGTCGGTGTTCCTCCTCCTAACATTTTGTGGAAG gtGAAAGGCCACCCCCTGGAAGCTTCGGAACGTGTGCGTCAATTGCCCGAAGGATCCCTGCAGATTGCTGGTGTAGCTCGTGAGGACGCCGGCGAATACTCATGCCATGTTGACAATCAATTCGGAACTGACACTGTTACCCACACGCTCTCGGTACTCG CTCCTCCCTTCCCGCCTCAGCTTAGCATCGCGTCGTCGTCCGTGTCCTCTCTCACTCTCCGCCTGAAGCCTTCCGTCGAAGTAGACCAGTCGCCCGCTGCAGGATACACCATCCACTACAAACAAGAATTTGGAGATTGGGAAACCGTAcag ATTCCAAGCACCACTGACACCTACACTTTGGAAAACCTTTTCTGCGGATCAAGATATCAACTCTACGTTACAGCTTACAATGG CATCGGCACTGGTGAGGCTTCAGACGTGGTGATCGCCCGCACTCGTGGTTCCAAGCCCCCGGTACCTCGCGCCGCTGATTTCATCGAAGTTGGAAGCTCCTCAGTGACTCTGCACCTCAAACAATGGTTGGACGGCGGATGCCCCATGAGCCACTTTGTCGTTGAGAACAAGAAGAA GGGTGCTGCTGAATGGAATCAAATCTCCAACGCTGTGAAACCTGGCGGAAACTTCGTCGTACTCG ATCTGGAACCTGCCACTTGGTATGTACTGAGGATTACGGCCCACAACAACGCTGGATTCAACGTCGCCGAATATGAATTTGCCACGCTTACCATGACCGGAG GAACCATTGCTCCCTTACCTGGCAACGTCGGTACCGACAAGGAACTGCCCCCCTGGGTCAAGGCTTGGCTGGAACCAGAAGTCTTAGTACCAATTTTGGCAACGATCGTGGTGTTCATCGTAGGCGTGGTGGTGATCTGTTTGACCTTAGCTCGCAGGAACACCCCACATCGCCTGCGAGGTCAGAAGgacatgtatt ACGACGCAGTGTACAACGCATCGCAGGCTGCgctgggcggcggcggcggcacgCTGGACAAGCGCGGCGGACTGAGGGACGAGCTCGGCTACATCGCGCCCCCCAACCGCAAGCTGCCTCCCGTGCCCGGCTCCAACTACAACACGTGCGACCGCGTCAAGCGACAGGCCGTCATCA TGGGCGCGCACTCGACGTGGGACCCGCGCCGCCACCACTACGAGCGCGTCCGTCGCCCGCGCCTGCGCAGGGCCGGCTCCGGAGACACCGCCTCCACAG GCATGGAAGACGAAATCTGCCCCTACGCGACGTTCCACCTGCTAGGCTTCCGCGAGGAGATGGACCCCAGCAAGGCGCTGGCCTTCCCGCACCACCACCCCGCCCACGCCGGTACTCTCGCCCACCCTCACCCTCACCACCCAGCTCACTCTCGCGCCGGATCCCAGAGCATG CCTCGTGCCAACAGCCGCTATGCCCGCAAGAACTCTCAGGGAGGACAGAGCGCCATCTACTCGACTGCCCCCGAATACGACGACCCGGCCACCTGCGCTGAAGAAGACCAATAC CGTGCCCGTTACTCTCGCCCGATGTACGCCTGTGGACCTGAGTACGACGAGCCTGCTTGCTGCGCTCCCGAAGACGAACAATACACCGGCGCTTACGGCACTCCCTACTCCGATCACTATGGATCTCGCCCTAGCATTG CTTACGTGTCAGGTACCCGCAAGTGCGGCGGATCCCCCGAGCCTCCCCCACCCCCTCCACGCAACGCCAACAACGACAACAACTGCTCCTCCTCATTCAATGAAAGCAAGGACTCGAACGAAATCTCCGAAGCCGAATGCGACCAGCCACGCAACTATCCCG TAAGGGCCCACACTGCTAAGGACGGCTTGCACAGCGAGGAAATGAGGAAACTCATTGACAG ACCAGAAGCAACCACCCCAATCCCCCAGCAAGCAGTCCACGGGCGGGGACTCACAGCCTACGATACTGTGGCAGTGTAA